One window from the genome of Chloroflexota bacterium encodes:
- a CDS encoding bifunctional oligoribonuclease/PAP phosphatase NrnA — translation MPTPEQMILAADRILVLCHTSPDGDAIGALLAMGHILRALGKQTTLACADPVPREYRFMPGADEVVQRPEGEFDLVISLDSSDIPRLGEAYDASRLGHLPILNIDHHITNLDFGTVNWVEPGSASTCQLVLRLADGLGVDITPEIATCLLSGIVMDTRGFTTPNTDLAALRAAERLVAAGANLAGIARRILVQRSFAMTKLWGEALSQARLEDGIVWASLPASLMAQSDASANGLSGLVAFLAGVEEARVAVLFRERDDGRVEVSLRSVPGVDVSGIALSLGGGGHPQAAGCTLAGPLAEVESRVLGAVRALLDGSRRADG, via the coding sequence GGCGATGGGGCACATTCTGCGGGCGCTGGGCAAGCAGACCACGCTTGCCTGCGCCGACCCCGTGCCGCGGGAGTACCGCTTTATGCCCGGCGCGGACGAAGTCGTGCAGCGTCCGGAGGGCGAGTTTGACCTGGTCATCAGCCTGGATTCCAGCGACATTCCCCGCCTGGGCGAAGCCTACGACGCCTCTCGGCTCGGCCACCTGCCCATTCTGAACATAGACCACCACATCACGAACCTGGACTTCGGCACCGTGAACTGGGTGGAGCCCGGGTCGGCTTCCACGTGCCAACTGGTGTTGCGCCTGGCCGACGGTCTGGGCGTGGACATCACGCCCGAAATCGCCACATGCCTCCTGAGCGGGATCGTGATGGACACGCGCGGCTTCACGACGCCCAACACGGATTTGGCGGCGCTTCGGGCCGCAGAGCGACTCGTGGCCGCGGGGGCGAACCTCGCGGGCATCGCCCGCCGAATCCTGGTGCAGCGCTCCTTCGCCATGACCAAACTGTGGGGCGAGGCGCTGTCGCAGGCGCGGCTGGAAGATGGCATCGTGTGGGCGTCCTTGCCCGCGTCCCTCATGGCGCAGTCCGACGCCTCGGCCAACGGCTTGAGCGGGCTGGTGGCGTTCCTGGCCGGGGTAGAGGAGGCGCGCGTGGCCGTGCTTTTCAGGGAGCGGGACGACGGACGGGTGGAGGTCAGCCTTCGCTCGGTGCCGGGGGTGGATGTATCGGGCATCGCGCTGTCGTTGGGGGGCGGCGGGCATCCGCAGGCGGCGGGGTGCACGCTGGCCGGGCCGCTGGCCGAGGTGGAGTCCAGGGTGCTGGGCGCGGTGCGGGCGCTGCTGGATGGGAGCAGGCGCGCAGATGGGTGA
- the truB gene encoding tRNA pseudouridine(55) synthase TruB, protein MGEATGCGGCGGPTCGAAQGLLSGILNVDKPRGMTSHDVVNAVRKIAGTRRVGHAGTLDPMATGVLLVCVGQATRIAEYLMNSRKTYVAEVAFGQTTTTYDADGDVVEERPVAHLTAEALQAALATFVGPIRQRAPAFSAVKQAGVPLYRRARRGESVEPPVRDVHIYRAAMVRWEPPVATVEVECGPGTYIRSLAHDWGQLVGSGAHLKSLRRVASGRFSVEDAVPLARLQEAAADGDWPRFLIPMDEALLDMPALVLTDTQAEALGHGRPVDARAGADGQVARAYTLAGDFVALVCYNAAAGRWLPVKVFGGR, encoded by the coding sequence ATGGGTGAGGCGACCGGGTGCGGCGGGTGCGGCGGGCCGACGTGCGGCGCGGCCCAGGGCCTCCTGTCGGGCATCCTCAATGTGGACAAGCCGCGCGGCATGACCTCGCACGACGTGGTAAATGCCGTCCGCAAGATCGCAGGAACCCGCCGCGTGGGCCACGCAGGGACGCTGGACCCTATGGCCACGGGGGTGTTGCTTGTCTGCGTGGGCCAGGCCACACGAATCGCGGAATACCTAATGAACTCCAGGAAGACCTACGTGGCGGAAGTGGCCTTCGGCCAAACCACGACTACCTACGACGCCGACGGCGACGTGGTGGAGGAACGCCCCGTCGCTCATCTGACGGCCGAGGCGCTACAGGCGGCCCTGGCAACGTTCGTAGGCCCCATTCGCCAGCGCGCGCCCGCCTTCTCGGCGGTCAAGCAGGCCGGGGTGCCGCTGTATCGCCGCGCGCGCCGAGGCGAGTCGGTGGAGCCGCCCGTCCGCGACGTGCACATCTACCGCGCCGCGATGGTGCGGTGGGAGCCGCCCGTTGCGACTGTGGAGGTAGAGTGCGGGCCGGGCACCTACATCCGCTCGCTGGCCCACGACTGGGGCCAACTTGTGGGGAGCGGCGCGCACCTGAAGTCGCTACGGCGGGTGGCGTCGGGGCGGTTCTCGGTGGAGGATGCCGTCCCGTTGGCCCGCTTGCAGGAGGCGGCCGCCGACGGCGATTGGCCGCGTTTCCTCATCCCCATGGACGAGGCGCTGCTGGACATGCCGGCGCTGGTTCTGACCGACACGCAGGCCGAGGCGCTGGGCCACGGTCGGCCCGTGGACGCGAGGGCCGGCGCGGATGGGCAGGTGGCCCGCGCGTACACGCTGGCAGGTGATTTTGTGGCCCTTGTCTGCTATAATGCGGCAGCAGGCCGATGGCTTCCCGTGAAGGTCTTTGGCGGGCGCTAG
- a CDS encoding bifunctional riboflavin kinase/FAD synthetase: MLLIDNWEQAHLEQDTVATIGAFDGVHLGHQFLIRNLVARAKETGRLAMVVTFHPHPVAVLRPDLPIRYLTTPGEKAVLMEQLSLDILAILPFDAQMAQMSAAEFTGALVRHLRLRELWVGPDFALGRNREGDIATLRALGADLGFAVRAVEPFLLDGEVVSSTRIRALLAQGDVRGATRLLGRYPTVAGEVVPGARRGRALGYPTANLEVRQERAVPADGVYAVFAVLGTERYPGVANIGVRPSFDNGARTVETFILDFDQDIYGCDLVVEFVERLRPEQRFPNIADLVRQIGQDVEVARRILDDEARSRKNP; the protein is encoded by the coding sequence ATGCTGCTGATTGACAACTGGGAACAGGCGCATCTGGAGCAGGATACGGTAGCCACCATCGGCGCATTTGACGGCGTGCACCTGGGGCATCAGTTCCTCATCCGCAATCTTGTGGCCAGAGCGAAGGAGACCGGGCGGCTGGCCATGGTGGTTACGTTCCACCCGCACCCCGTCGCCGTCCTGCGGCCCGATTTGCCGATACGCTATCTGACGACACCGGGCGAGAAGGCCGTCTTGATGGAGCAGTTGTCGCTGGATATTCTGGCGATTCTGCCGTTTGACGCGCAGATGGCTCAGATGTCGGCGGCCGAGTTCACCGGCGCGCTGGTGCGCCACCTGCGCCTGCGGGAACTGTGGGTCGGCCCCGATTTCGCCCTGGGGCGCAATCGCGAGGGCGATATCGCGACGCTTCGCGCGCTTGGCGCCGACCTGGGATTCGCCGTGAGGGCGGTGGAGCCTTTCCTGCTGGACGGGGAAGTGGTGAGCAGCACGCGGATTCGGGCGTTGCTGGCCCAGGGCGACGTGCGCGGGGCCACGCGGCTGTTGGGGCGATACCCGACGGTGGCGGGCGAGGTGGTGCCCGGGGCGCGGCGCGGGCGCGCGCTGGGGTATCCCACCGCCAACCTGGAAGTGCGCCAGGAACGCGCCGTCCCCGCCGACGGGGTGTATGCCGTGTTCGCCGTCCTGGGGACCGAGCGGTATCCGGGTGTCGCGAATATCGGCGTGCGGCCCAGTTTTGACAACGGCGCGCGCACTGTGGAAACCTTCATCCTGGACTTTGATCAGGATATCTACGGGTGCGACCTGGTGGTGGAGTTCGTGGAGCGCCTGCGGCCCGAGCAGCGCTTCCCGAACATCGCGGACCTGGTCAGGCAGATCGGCCAGGACGTGGAGGTAGCGCGCCGCATCCTGGACGACGAGGCGAGGAGCCGAAAGAACCCGTGA
- a CDS encoding archease — protein sequence MSANRCFFRELDHTADLAIEVWGEDLASLLVHAAEAVFALQGLPGAAGERAQHDIHVQAADRETLLVDWLNELLFLSETLGEVYTTFDLALTGEFTVSATVEGYKGHPTKRRIKAATFHDLRITCEPGHCSARVVFDV from the coding sequence GTGAGCGCGAACCGGTGCTTCTTCCGCGAACTGGATCACACGGCCGATTTGGCCATAGAGGTGTGGGGCGAGGACCTCGCAAGTCTTCTCGTCCATGCTGCCGAGGCGGTGTTCGCCCTGCAGGGCCTGCCCGGCGCGGCCGGGGAGCGCGCGCAGCACGACATTCACGTACAGGCGGCCGACCGCGAGACGCTCCTGGTGGACTGGCTCAACGAGTTGCTGTTCCTGTCGGAGACGCTGGGCGAAGTGTACACGACGTTTGACCTTGCGCTCACCGGAGAGTTTACGGTGAGCGCGACGGTGGAAGGGTACAAGGGGCATCCTACCAAACGGCGCATCAAGGCGGCCACGTTCCACGACCTGCGCATCACGTGCGAGCCGGGGCACTGCTCGGCGCGCGTTGTGTTTGACGTGTAG